The sequence AGCGGCAGTCAAGTCAACTTGATCGACACGCTCGGACCGGTCGGCGCTATCGCGGCGACCCTCCTCATGCTCGGCGTCCTGTATGGCCTGACCGTGTTCCGGGAAAAGCAATACCGCAGTAAACTCGTACCGATGAAAGGAGCGAAACAGCATGCAAACTGATCTCGAACCTGATTTCACGCTCGATCTGCGCGGTGAATCGTGCCCGTATCCGGTCATCTATACACTGGAAGCGCTTGAAGGCATGAAGAAAGGCGAACTGCTGCAGGTCATCACCGACTGCCCCGGTTCGTTCCGCAACGTGCCGGAAGAGGCACTCGCACACGGCTACACGTTCGCACAGGATCCTGTGAAGAACGGACAGGAGTATTTGTTTTATATTTACGCATGACCCGCAGCAGGCACCGGCATTCCGGTGCCTGTTTTTTACTGTCTGCAGGCGTTGGCGCTTGTCCCTCCGATTGTGAGATGATGAAGGAAGCAATCAAAGGAGGAGATGGCATGAAACGGGTATTGGACTGCACAGCAAGTGATTTCAAGGAAATGGACGGACAGACTTTGAAACAATCAATCCGGGCCTGCGAGGGCCGGGTGATGCTGTCGGAGACGATCGCATCCGCCCCGCCGCTCTATCCGGACGTGACGAATGCGGAGCTGGCCGCGTCGTTCGGAGCGGACCTGCTGCTGCTGAATGTGTTCGATGTGTTCCATCCGGTGGTGGAAGGATTGGACTGTGAGAAAAAGTCCGAAGTGATCCGCACATTGAAGGAGTTGACGGGGCGGCCGGTCGGGCTGAACCTCGAGCCGGTCGATCCGGATGCCGCCGCTGCGGAACAGCTCAGCCGTGTGGATGCCGGCCGGCTCGCGACCCCGGAAGCGATGCAGGCCGCGGCCGATCTCGGCTTCGATTTCGTCTGCCTGACCGGCAATCCGAAGACAGGTGTTTCGAACGAAGCGACCGTGGCGGCAATCCGTGAGGCGCGTCGGATATTCGGGGTGGCCGGGCTGATCATCGCCGGCAAGATGCACGGTGCTGGAGTCGCCGGCGAAATGGGCGGCGACATCATTTCCGAAGATATGCTGACGCGGTTCATCGAAGCGGGCGCAGACGTCATCCTCATGCCGGCGCCCGGCACGATTCCCGGTATTACTGTGCAGACAGCGGAATCCTACGTGCGGCATGTCCACGCGAACGGCGCCCTCGCCATGCTGACGATCGGCACGAGCCAGGAAGGGGCCGATGAGGCGACCATCCGCCAGATCGCCTTGAACAGCAAGATGGCCGGTGCTGACATCCATCACATCGGCGACACCGGTTTCTACGGCATCGCCGTGCCGGAGAACATCATGACATACTCCATCACCATCCGCGGGAGACGCCATACGTATGTCCGGATGGCGAAGTCGGTGCTGCGGTAAGCCTTAGTCTGTACTGCCAATCCAATTTACCAATATGCTATACTAGGGAGACATGAAATTAGCTGGGTGCGCGAACACCCGATCAGCTGCAGTCCCATCCGCTTGAAGAGCGGTTGGCCTGTATTCGGTGTTAGACCTGAAAAGTAATCATCTCACACGCAGCCAGAGCGGGGGATGGTTACTTTTTTCTATTGGGAAATATTCGCATTCCCATTCTAGTTATGAGATAATCAGAACACCTGTACTATTACAAGAAACCGAGGTGCTGTCATGAAACCGGTGATCCTGGCGGAGAAGCCGTCGCAGGCGAAGGCGTACGCCGATGCGTTTTCGGCGCGCAAGCATGAGGGCTATATGGAACTCCTGCCGTGCCCGACCTTTCCGGAGGGGGCTTTTTTGACATGGGGCGTCGGCCACCTGGTCGAGCTGAAGGAACCGCATACGTATAACCCATCCTGGAAACGGTGGTCGCTCGGCAGCCTGCCGATCCTGCCCGAGCGCTATGAGTTCGAGGTGTCGAAGGGCAAGTACAAGCAGTTCCAAGTCGTGAAGAAACTTATGAAGAATGCCGATACGATCATCAATGCGTGTGACGTGGACCGGGAAGGCTCCAACATCTTCTACAGCATCTACAACCAGACGGGCGCCCGCGGGCAGACCATCAAGCGGCTGTGGATCAATTCGCTCGAAGCCGACGAAGTGCGGAAAGGGTTCGCGAACTTGCGCGATAACCGCCAGGATCTGCAGCTGTACGAGGAGGCGAAGTCCCGCCAGATCAGCGACTGGCTTGTCGGCATGAACGGCTCGCGGCTGTATACGCTGCTGCTGAAGGCGAAGGGCATCCAGGAAGTATTCCCGATCGGACGCGTGCAGTCGCCGACCGTCTACCTGATCTACCAGCGGCAGCGGGAGATCGAGACGTTCGTCTCCGAGCCGTTCTTCGAAGCGGAAGCGCTGTTCACTGCGGAACACGGGACGTACAAAGGAAAGGCGAAACTGAAGGAGCCGAAACGGGAACTGATTGCGGACGCCTTGAACAGCCGGGGCATCACGAAGCGGTCGCCCGGTGTGATTACGGAGCTCAAGACATCGGACAAGCGCATGCCGCCGCCCCAGCTCCATTCCCTGTCGACGCTGCAGGCGACGGCGAACCGGCGCTGGAAAGCGAGTCCCGCCACCGTGCTGAAAACGATGCAGGCGCTCTATGAAAAGAAACTCGTATCCTATCCGCGGACCGATACGCGGCATATTACGCCGAGTGAGTTCAAGTACTTGGCAGACGCTGCCGAAGACTATCAGCAGCTCATCGGCCAGCCGTTCGACATCGTGTCGAAAACACCGAAGAAGCGGTTCGTCGACAGCTCGAAAGTCCAGGAGCACTATGCGATCATTCCGACGAAGAAAGTGCCGACTGCGGCCGCCATCGCAAAACTCGGCCCGCTCGAGCGGAATTTATATGAAGAAGTCGTCCGGACGGCGCTTGCGATGTTCCACCGGGACTACCTGTACACCGAGACGAAAGTGACGACGGACGTCAACGGGCTGCCGTTCTTCACAACGGGCAAGACAGAGGTGGACAAGGGCTGGAAGGAACTCTTCGCCGTGCCGCCGAAAAAAGGCAAGGATGCAGAGGAACCCGCCCTGCCGCCGCTGTCGCAGAACGAGACGGTGCAGAGCGAGATCGGCATCAAGGAAGGGGCGACCCAGCCGCCGAAACCATATACGGAAGGCCAGCTGATCGCGATGATGAAGACGTGCGGCAAGCTCGTCGAGGACCAGAGCGAAACGGATATCCTGAAAGAGATCGAAGGGCTCGGCACGGAAGCGACGCGCAGCGGAATCATCGAGACGATCAAGAAGCACGGCTACATCTCCGTCACGAAGAACATTGTCTCGATCACCGACAAAGGACGCGTGCTCTGCCAGGCGATCGAAGGCAGCCTGCTCGCGAGCCCGTCGATGACGGCGAAATGGGAGACGTACTTGAAACGGATCGGCAGCGGGGACGGCACGGGGACCCACTTCCTCGACAACGTCTCGAAGTTCATCCGGAAACTGCTCGACGATGTGCCGAAGCAGCTCGAGCAGCAGACGATCGACATCACGCTGCCGCCGAGGCCGCCGTCCGGCCGGAAGTCATATACGCCGGTCGAAGTGGCGCCGTGTCCTGCCTGCAAGGAAGGGACAATTGTCGCCCGCAAGGACTTCTATGGCTGCAGCAACTACAAGAGTGGCTGCAAGCAGACATTCCCGGGCTACTTCCTGAAGAAGAAGCTGACGCCCGCGCAGGTGAAACTGCTGTGCACGAAGGGCCGGACGAACGTCATCAAAGGCTTCCAGTCCGGTGCCGGCAAGAAGTTTGATGCGGCGCTCGAGCTGAAGGACGGTAAGCTGAATCTGTTGTTTGCGGAAAGCAGAAAGAAGGAATGAAAAAACCAGGCAGAACAGGGGCATCCCCCGTTCCGCCTGGTTTCCTCATTTACTGGATCGATTTCAATTCACTGATCATCTTGCCGGATTTATCGACCGTCTTCACTCGTCCGATTCCTTTGACAAAGTAAGATTTATTTCCATTTGTATTTGTGGCTTCCACGGCCTTTGTGAATGTCTTATATGGTGTTTTCACGGTTTTATTGATCCCTGTGATCGTGACGCGTTCATGGAAATCCATTCCGGGCTGCCACTTCGTGTTCAATTTCACAGGATAGATAAGCTCCTTTTCGGCTTCAGAAAGCGGATGAACCATGTAAAGCCCATCTTTTGTTTCCCGCTGATCCAGGTGATAGACACTGCCGTCGCCCGTATCCTTGAATTCCCACAAATATCCGTGGAATGTCACTTCTGCAGGCTTGATGGTCACTTTTTTATACGCGACTTGCAACTCGCCTTTCGGCTGTGCGTACGTATACGTCTTTGTCAGATCATAGGCATAGCCGTCTTTGTTAAGCGTCCGCTGTTTGAATTCAGTACTGAGTCCGCGTGCAAGGAAGGCTGAGAATTGCTCGCGTGTGACATTCGCGGTCGGACGGAAGGTGCCATCCGGATACCCCGTCACAATATGGGCACCTGCCATTTCAAAAATGGCCGTGGAGGCGTTCATGTGATGACCGACATCACTGAATCTGCCATAACTTCCCGCCATGATGCCGAACGAACGCTCCAGGATCATCGCCATATCACCGCGTGAAATCTTCTCGTTCGGACGGAAGGTGCCGTCCGGATAGCCGTTGATGATCTTGCGGTCCGCTGCTGAGGCGATATAGCCGCTCGCGCCATAGTTCTTGCCGACGTCCTTGAACTTGGTCGCGCGCTTCGTGCCGTTCAGGTCGAGCATCCGGCCGACCATGATGGCCGCTTCCCCGCGTGTCACGTCCTTTTTCGGCTGGAACTTTCCGGTCGTATAGCCGCTGATAATGTTTTTGCCGACGAGGAAATTGATTTCATCGTGGAAGCGGTTCGTTTTCGGGACATCCGGGAATCCAGCAGCCACTGCAGGCTGTGCCGCGAGGATGAAGGAAAGACCAATGACGGTGACAAGTGTCCATAACTTCTTCATGTGCTCACTCCTCTTCTTCTGTTTGTTCCAGCATACCAATCTGCTGCCATCCTATCAACTTTTTTCCAGATGAAAAGGATTATTCATGCAAAAAGACGTCCGGGTATATTCTGCGGACGTCTTTTCCCTATAGGACAGGCGACAGCAGCCGGGAGATGCCTTCCTTGAACTTGATGAGCAAAGAGCGTTCAGCGTAGCGTTCCGCCGTCAGCTCGGTGCTGATTTCAGTGTCTTTCAGGAACAGTTCCTGCAGCTGTCCGGCAATGGCTTTGTCATAGATGACCGCACTCACCTCGAAGTTGAGATGGAAGCTGCGGGAATCGATGTTCATCGTCCCGACACATGCCGTCTCCCCGTCCACGACCATCGGCTTTGCGTGCAGGAATCCGTTGTTGTATAGCAGGATTTTCGCACCATACGCAATCAGGTCCCCAGCATATGCCCAGGTCGCCCAGTAGACGAACGGATGATCCGGCTTGCACGGGATCATGATGCGCACGTCGACGCCCGACAGCAATGCTATCTTGCACGCATCCATGAAACTCGTATCAGGAATGAAATACGGCGTCTGGATATAGACGCGTTCCTTCGCCGCCAGGATGAGTTTGATGTACATGTTCTTCAGGTGCTCCGTCCGGGAATTGGGGCCGCTTGCGACGACCTGGACGGGGCTCGTCCCCCGTGCCGGACCCGCTGCGAATTCGTATTGATCCCATTCACCGGGTTTCCCGCGGCCAGCCTGATGCCAGTCGAGGATGAACCTCCCCTGGATGTGGTGGATGGCCCGCCCTTCGATCCGCAGATGGGTGTCCCGCCAGTAGCCGAACTTCTTGTCGAGTCCGAGGTATTCATCCCCTACGTTGAACCCGCCGATGTAGGCGATTTTACCGTCGATGATGACCAGTTTGCGGTGGTTCCGGTTGTTGATGCGGAAATTGATGAGCCGGAAGAAGGACGGGAAGAATACCTCGACTTCCCCGCCCGCTTTCCGGAGCTCGTCGAAGAATTTCGGCGGGGTCTTTTTGGAGCCGACCTCATCATACAGTAGGCGCACTTTCACGCCGGCTCTTGCCCGCTCGATTAGCGCATCCCGCAGCCGCCGGCCGAGTTCGTCTTTCTGGAAGATATAGTACTGGATGTTGACTTCGGTTTGGGCGCTGCGTATATCGCGTTCGAGTGCATCGAATTTCGCATGCCCGTCGCTGAAGATCTCAATGTTGTTATCGGTGGACAGCAGGGCATCCGCCGACTTCAGGTTCATATGGATGAGTTCTTCCTGTACCTGCAGAGCGGGCTCCTTCAGCAGGTCCCCTGGTCAATTGCCTCCAGCTGCGCATCGACTTCCGTCTGGATTTCCCCGCGCTCGTTTTCCGTGAGCCGGTAGAAATTGTTCTGCTTCAGATTCCTGCCGAGGAAGAGATAGAGGATGAAGCCCACGATTGGCAGGAAGACGAGGACAAGGATCCATGCCCATGTATTGCCGATGTCCCGGCGTTCGAAAAACAGCACCCCCGCCAGCAGGAAGGCGTTCAGGATGATTGTGATGGTGGCGGTCAATGTAATGATATTTCCAATTTCCATAGGCGTCTGCTCCTTTACCGTCCATGATGCCAGGTTTCCGTGAACGATACAATCTATTTTCTGCTCTGGGAGACTCCTTTTGCGTCCTTCTGTTCCTATAAAAAAATGCGTAGCACAGCGGAGCCGGCAAGCCAGGGGTTTGATTTGTCTGAAGTGCATACGGAGCGGCACGGCGGGTTGGTGGCAGCCGACAGCCAGTCCGCGGGCATGCTGTGTTCCTGATTGTGTGAAGTTATGAGCGGTTTGGCATGGTTTATGAGCGATTTTCTGTGTTTATGATCACTTTACGAAATTTATGATCACTTTCCCGAGTTTATGATCACTTATCAAGTTTTATGAGCGTTTCCCAAGATTTATGATCAGTTTCGCCAGTTTATGAGCAGTTTCCAAGCCCCTTGCAATGAAGCCCGCTCTTTCTGCATCGTCTGGGTAACTCCGTTGCGCTATAATGGGGAAAACTGGTTGTACAGGGGGACTGCTTCATGAAGAAACGACGGTATCGGAATCTGGATCCGGCGGCACGGCCAGCGACGTTCGGGGAACTGATGCGCTGGCGGCGGGAGCGGATGAGGAAGCGGAAGGATTTGCGTTTTAAAATCGGCCAGGCGCCGGACAAGCAGACGGCGCGCCTGCAGCGGAACCGCTGTGATACCACGATTACCTGGATCGGCCATTCAACGTTCCTGCTGCAGATCGCTGGACTCAACATCCTCACGGATCCGGTGTTTGCGCGCCGGATGGGGCTGGATGTCCGGCTTGAGCCGCCCGGTCTGTCGCCTGAGGATCTGCCTGCCATCGACGTCGTCCTGCTGTCACATTCCCATTACGATCATTTCGACAAACCTTCCCTCCTGCAGCTGCCGGGCAGTCCGGCGGTCCTGGTGCCTGAAGGTCTGGGGCCGGCGGTACGCAAGATTATGAAACAGTCGTGCGTTTACGAAGTCCCCTGGGGAGCATACGTCACCATCGGCCCGCTTTCATACCATGCGGTCCCTGCCCAGCACTGGACGAAGCGTTCGCTGACCGACACGAACACGTCCCATTGGTGCGGCTGGGTGATCCGCCAGGCAGCCGCTGGTGAAGAGCGGTTCGGTACATTGTATTATGCCGGGGACAGCGGGTACTTTCCGGGGTTCCGTGCAATCGGCGACCGTTTCCCGGATATCCGCTATGCCCTGCTGCCGATCGGTGCCTATGAGCCGGAATGGTTCATGGGCACCCAGCATATGACGCCTGAGGAAGCTGTACAGGCATTCGAAGATGTCCGGGCGGATACGTTCATCCCGATGCATTACGGCGCATTCCGGCTGGCCGACGATACGACGGAAGAAGCGCTCGACCGGCTTCTGGCCGAGTGGCACAGGCGCGGTCTTCCGCGGGAACGGCTGACGCTGCTGCGGCTCGGGGAGACGCTCTGC comes from Sporosarcina trichiuri and encodes:
- the yedF gene encoding sulfurtransferase-like selenium metabolism protein YedF, translated to MQTDLEPDFTLDLRGESCPYPVIYTLEALEGMKKGELLQVITDCPGSFRNVPEEALAHGYTFAQDPVKNGQEYLFYIYA
- a CDS encoding PEP phosphonomutase, producing the protein MKRVLDCTASDFKEMDGQTLKQSIRACEGRVMLSETIASAPPLYPDVTNAELAASFGADLLLLNVFDVFHPVVEGLDCEKKSEVIRTLKELTGRPVGLNLEPVDPDAAAAEQLSRVDAGRLATPEAMQAAADLGFDFVCLTGNPKTGVSNEATVAAIREARRIFGVAGLIIAGKMHGAGVAGEMGGDIISEDMLTRFIEAGADVILMPAPGTIPGITVQTAESYVRHVHANGALAMLTIGTSQEGADEATIRQIALNSKMAGADIHHIGDTGFYGIAVPENIMTYSITIRGRRHTYVRMAKSVLR
- a CDS encoding type IA DNA topoisomerase, producing the protein MKPVILAEKPSQAKAYADAFSARKHEGYMELLPCPTFPEGAFLTWGVGHLVELKEPHTYNPSWKRWSLGSLPILPERYEFEVSKGKYKQFQVVKKLMKNADTIINACDVDREGSNIFYSIYNQTGARGQTIKRLWINSLEADEVRKGFANLRDNRQDLQLYEEAKSRQISDWLVGMNGSRLYTLLLKAKGIQEVFPIGRVQSPTVYLIYQRQREIETFVSEPFFEAEALFTAEHGTYKGKAKLKEPKRELIADALNSRGITKRSPGVITELKTSDKRMPPPQLHSLSTLQATANRRWKASPATVLKTMQALYEKKLVSYPRTDTRHITPSEFKYLADAAEDYQQLIGQPFDIVSKTPKKRFVDSSKVQEHYAIIPTKKVPTAAAIAKLGPLERNLYEEVVRTALAMFHRDYLYTETKVTTDVNGLPFFTTGKTEVDKGWKELFAVPPKKGKDAEEPALPPLSQNETVQSEIGIKEGATQPPKPYTEGQLIAMMKTCGKLVEDQSETDILKEIEGLGTEATRSGIIETIKKHGYISVTKNIVSITDKGRVLCQAIEGSLLASPSMTAKWETYLKRIGSGDGTGTHFLDNVSKFIRKLLDDVPKQLEQQTIDITLPPRPPSGRKSYTPVEVAPCPACKEGTIVARKDFYGCSNYKSGCKQTFPGYFLKKKLTPAQVKLLCTKGRTNVIKGFQSGAGKKFDAALELKDGKLNLLFAESRKKE
- a CDS encoding S-layer homology domain-containing protein produces the protein MKKLWTLVTVIGLSFILAAQPAVAAGFPDVPKTNRFHDEINFLVGKNIISGYTTGKFQPKKDVTRGEAAIMVGRMLDLNGTKRATKFKDVGKNYGASGYIASAADRKIINGYPDGTFRPNEKISRGDMAMILERSFGIMAGSYGRFSDVGHHMNASTAIFEMAGAHIVTGYPDGTFRPTANVTREQFSAFLARGLSTEFKQRTLNKDGYAYDLTKTYTYAQPKGELQVAYKKVTIKPAEVTFHGYLWEFKDTGDGSVYHLDQRETKDGLYMVHPLSEAEKELIYPVKLNTKWQPGMDFHERVTITGINKTVKTPYKTFTKAVEATNTNGNKSYFVKGIGRVKTVDKSGKMISELKSIQ
- a CDS encoding MBL fold metallo-hydrolase — encoded protein: MKKRRYRNLDPAARPATFGELMRWRRERMRKRKDLRFKIGQAPDKQTARLQRNRCDTTITWIGHSTFLLQIAGLNILTDPVFARRMGLDVRLEPPGLSPEDLPAIDVVLLSHSHYDHFDKPSLLQLPGSPAVLVPEGLGPAVRKIMKQSCVYEVPWGAYVTIGPLSYHAVPAQHWTKRSLTDTNTSHWCGWVIRQAAAGEERFGTLYYAGDSGYFPGFRAIGDRFPDIRYALLPIGAYEPEWFMGTQHMTPEEAVQAFEDVRADTFIPMHYGAFRLADDTTEEALDRLLAEWHRRGLPRERLTLLRLGETLCDS